CCCCCGATCATGTCACTGTCGATCATTTACTCTCAAATGGCTATGTATTATTTTATTTGGCAGCATATCATATACGGGATAATATCATTTTTTATACAACAAAATATATTCTGTTAACATATATTTTGTCatcctcaaaaaaaaaaaatgtatatattttGTTAATATGTTGGTATCTTGCGAATTTTGCTAACAAAATCATATTTATTCATTACATTTCCTAACAAAATTATATCTTTCGTCGAATATTTTCTATGTGGCACCAAATTTCCATCAAGTATGCACAATCATCACCAAACAAACAGCATGTCACATGTTGACTCAACAATAATGACATGTAAGCCGCCACTTTCGGCGGTGCCGCCGGTCGAAGGTTGTCGGATTCCAGAAAATTTTATATGGCCGGACTCGTTTTGACTGGATGAGCGTCGTGgtgtcggatttttaaaatttagaACCGTTTGGTGTAGATGTAAGCATAAAGATGCGGCTACAAGTTGTTCATCTCGCAGAAACAAGTCCGGATAAATAAATTTTGACTCAATCCGGCGACTACCGACCACCAGCGCCGCCAGTTTTGGCGAAGCCACCGGTCGAAGGTCGTTGGATTTCCGAAAATTTTATATGGCCTGACTCGTTTCGTTAAGATGAACATCGCGGTGGTGTCAGATTTTTCAAATTTAAAACGGTTTGGTGTTTAGATCTACACCAAACAGTTCTAAATTTGAGAACTCCGACAACACCACGACGTTCATCTCGTCGAAACCCATCCGACCATATAATTTTTTCTAGAATCAGACGACCTTCAACCGGCGGGGCCGCCAAAAGTGACGGTTGGACCACCGTCGGTGGTCACCAGATTCTGGAATTTTTTTTGAGGAAAAATAAGGATGCTTAGGTGTCATTTTTGCTAAATCAGCATGTGACAAGTTGCTTGTTTGGCGATGACTGTGCATATTTGACGGAAGTTTGATGCCACGTAAGCGATATTTGATGAAAGGTATTTTTGTTAGGAAATCTAACGGATAGATATGATTTTGTTAGAAAAAATCGCGAAAAACCAACTTGTTAGCAAAATACATTTTGAGATATGAAAAATGATATTATCCCTATCATACAGCATACCAGCAACAAATTGTTTCATCTTATCCCATTGATTGGGTCTACTTAACCAATTCAATCGATTCATTTAGTATCTAAATTATCAACACTTGCTTTAACATATGTTGCTCGCAAAATCGGATAACATGTGCCTGAATTTAGCTTTAGTATTTTGTGACTTTCTAACTTTGAAAATCCTATTGTAGATAATATTTTTTAATCGTAGCTATGATTTTATCTAGCTTTCActcaaaaactatctatcacataataCGTCTGGATTCTGTCATTAaaaaatttgtaataataatttcTTCCtcctatacaaaatatatatatggctCATGGTTGCCATTCTTAAATGGGTTAGACTCCGTTGTATTTAATACTCTTTCCGTATCATATTATATGTAGTTTTTGAAATTTTTACAAAAAATAAGGAAAGTGTATATTTTATTAAAATATCCCTGCTAAACATAAACAattataatatattttgacaacACATAAGACAAATTAGACTGCCAGTAGTGGCTGCTAGTGGTGACCGGTCGGTCAATGCCGTTCAATGCAGATCAACGCCGGTCAATGCTGGCAGTGGTGGTCGATGGTGTTGGGTTGTGGTGGTGTGTGTTTGTTGGTTGTGTATATAAAAAAAATGGGTTTGGTGTTGTATTTTAATATGGGGTAAAATAAAAAAATGGGTTTGATGTTGTGGTTTGATATGAGggcaaaataagaaaaaaaatggaTTTAAATATTGAAAATATCATATATTTTGATACAAAATTTCAAGCTCAAAACTACATGTATTGCGATACGGATGGAGTATAATATATGTTGTTTTATGTTTTTGCAATATTGAACTACATTTTTTTTAtgaaatattgaactatatttttttATGAAATATTGAATTATTTATGTGATAATGGTTGATAATGAAGGCATCGCTTCCCTTCTCGAAAGGTTGAAggttcggatttggaggctaaacTATTTTGGAGGTTCCGTCTAAATCAATAAATAAATAAGGTTATTTATTATAATTTTTCCCTCTTGAGTGATAATAAAAATCACTCATTCAGTCGGAATGTTTGTAACTTGAGTTTGAAATATGATGCATTTCTCTTTCAATTAGTTTTGTTTGAGAGAGTTGGACGATAAAACATGTTCTGTTGATTTTCTTCTGCGTTGAGCTAGCGTTTGGAAAGTATAGACCGTTGTATCTTGAGAGCTGGTTGTCGGATCACGTTGAGCATCCTAGAGAGAACGTGGCAATACATGCTTAAGGAGATTCAATATAATCGTAGCTCGATTTTGCATCTTCTTCTTACTTATTTTGATATTTGATGATTTACTCTGACACATATATGCTGTCATATATGTTGTACCTGATATATTTTGAGTTAATTAATACAACTAATATTCAATGGAGATGTATTCATTAATTGTATATGAAATTGTTACTCTTTCCGTCCCAAAATAAATACAAATATTTTAATGTAAATTATATGTAAAAATTTACATTTATTTTGAGACGGAGATAGTATTATTCACTCCGGTCATAATCCCAAACAAAAATAACTTGTTAAACTGAATTAGCAAGTAACAAATTGTTGACCTAAAACCCAAGGAATTAAGAAGGAGAAGAGATGAGGAAAAAAATCAAAAAAGAACACGGACGTTGTTTTTTCATGCGATTAGTTATACATTTTCCAACATGGATTGTCTAAATTAGTCGTGTCAATATGTCATGTTTTTTTCCTCCACATCATCAAAACGACAGAAAAAATGGAGAGAAAATCAAACAAACTTGAAATAAAAAATACAAGGTTGAATCaaccaggtttttttttttttcttttttctataCAGAGTGGGTACGGACTGTTTTTAAAAAATACAGGAGGATAATAATGTaatatcccaaaaaaaaaaaaaacaaagttgCAATTGCAAAAGAAAGACCCCAAAAGCATCCATATACCCTTATTTCCATCACAAACATTACCACACTCACTCACACACATCAAAATGTCACCCGAACGCACAACCTTTACTGAGCTCGACGATATCGACCTCGATCCCTCCGATTTCTCTACCTCCGTCCCTCTCAAAAAAGTCCCAAACGGCGACGTATTCGAAGCTTCCCGTGCCGGCGACGTCGACCGCCTCAGGTACTATGAAAAACTTCTTTGTTAGCTATCAAGATAATAACAGTATAGTTTGAATTTCAAATTCTCTTGAAATTTTATGTTTATAGTTACCTTTTGGAGTCTGGGGTCAACGTGAATGCCCGTGACCCATGGGATTCTGTTGCATTGTATTATGCTTGCCTTGCTGGACATTTGGATGCTGCCAGGATGTTGTTGGAGAGTGGCGCTATATGTTCCGAGCACACTTTCGATGGCGATAGGTGTCACTATGCTTCATTGAATTTGAAAGTCAGGAAGCTTTTGAAGGCATTTGAAGCTCGCCCGCCGCCTTTGGGTCCCTTGCAGGCCGCGCTTCGAGATACTTTTTTGGCTTGTCCTGCTAATCGGAGCTACTTGGAGCAAGCTGATTCCACTTTTCAGATTTCAGGTACATTTCCATTCAAGTTACTGTACATGCTTGCATTGGAATCTCTAAATGATTTTTGACTATGGCTAGAAATTTGGACTATCCAAGAATATATTTTGCTGCTTGGTAAAAGAAAAAGGTCTAGGAGTAGCTTTTAATTGATAAAGCAAGTGAGAGCCATTGATAATATGAGGTTGATGTATTGTATGGAGTAGGTGTTCCTGCCAATGGAGGGACAAGCCCGTATCAGTTTCCACCAGATGTGTTACTTTATGTGCAAGGTAGACCCATTGAAGCTCACAGAGTGATATTGAGTGCTCGGTCATCATTCTTTAAGAAAAAGTTTGAGACTGATTGGAGAGGGCGATATGAAATAAGATTGGCCAGGGAAAAGTTGTCTTATCCGGCTCTGTATAGCCTCGTCCATTTTTTCTACTCTGACAGACTAGACATTCCTGTCGATGACATGGAAGACCTTGTGAGAATATGCAAAGTTTGCAAATGCAATGCATTGAAAAGCCTTATTGAGAAAGAGATGGTTCACCAGAAATATGCGGATTATAAAGCTCTTAATGAAATAGACAGCTCTCAGAGGCGTTTCATCTTACAGGGATCGTCACTTCCTGAGGAAGACCGGCTTCCAGCTTCCTTGCATCAAATCCTTAACATTTCTCTTCAAAAATCATCTATGGTAGAAAATCTAGACTTTGATTATATTAATAAATTCGTGTCTGGTTTTGGTGCATTTCAAATAAATGATTGTGTGGACGATTTTGCGGATGTTTGTGTAAGAGTTGACAAGAAAATCTTCCGGTGCCATCAAGTGATTTTGGCATCTAGGTCAGAGTACTTCAAACTAGATTGTTCCGCATGAAGGAGTTCCATGAAGGGAATAAAGTCTTGCCTGGCAGTGCGCTCCCTTGCCTTGAAGAACATGATTTAAGCACAGACGCATTTGAGAAAATGATTGAGTATATGTATGTGGTTACTGTTTTTTTATTTcattgaaaccaattaatatgaatataattattgaGCTTAGTTTACTATTGTCCATTCCGGACTTTAACAGTCTAATAGGATTGTGATACTCCAACCAGCTAGAGATTGTGATCGTTCTTGATTGCTTTTTTCTTTTCTCTAGTTTTTCTTTGTCATTTACTATTTTTCCTTCATTGATGCAGGTATACTGATGGGTTGACGGATATAGACCCAGAGCAGGTATCTTGCCATAATTCCacactataataataatataagcatTGTGTTAACCTTTGATTGTTTTAATTCTTACTCCTATTTTCTTGAACAGGCAGAGGAGTTGTTTGATGCTGCTTCAAGATATCTGCTATTTCCACTTAAGCGAGCTGTAGCTGATGTGCTGCTGCCACATCTAGAAACAGTCTCACCTGCAGAGTTATGCCATTGGCTGATATTATCCGACATGTAAGTTCTTGAGATTACTCTGGTTCATACATATCTTAGGAACGTTTAAGTGAATTGATTGAATCCAAGCAAGTGGTCTAAAAGTCAAGATTGGTTGTCCCCCTTAATTGCAGTGAATGCTCAGGCATAGCTGAGACATAGTTATTGTTATCAAAGGTCTGGATAACGGTTTGGGGCACAAAATTGTAATCTTGGACTGATATCATTTTTGTCTACATTTAGTACTTTAGTTCTGGAAATCATATGAGATTTAGATCATCACCCATTGAGTCCGTATATAAGTTACCCAGGGCCATTTCCTGATTCAATCAAGGACTGAACGGGGATGGAAGATTTTACTTTTTTCCTTTATGTTATAAAAATTTGTCCGTTAGTAAATATATCTCTAGAATCATTTGTTTGAGCTAGTGAcctttatgatgaatcatgaatcaaTTTTCTAAACACCAACCCCTGTGTTCTAACTTATCGAATGGAATGTTTAGGTATGGAGTTATTAAGATACGGGAATATTGTCTAGATGTAATAGCTTGCAATTTTGAGACATTTGCTGATACTGCTGAGTTCCGAGCAATGCTTTTGACACTGCCGCCTCCATCCGGGGATTCGTCCCTTCGTACCACTGCTCCGAATGCCCCCGGAGCTCTGGCATCTGCTGACCAAGGAAACATTTTAGACGATCTTCGAGAAAAATGGCTCGAAGCTGAAGCAGCTGAGCTTGACGAGAGAGATGACAGTGCACTCCACTTTGACAAGAGGCTTGAAATGCTTGTTGTCGTTGCCGAACAAGAGAAATCCAGTTCTGAACATGATCATGATTAAGAATACATTCTTTTTCTGTGTAACCCTATCTGTAAGACTAGGTGAACAGATGTATGATATAGACATTCGTTTTTAGGTATACATAAATAAATTATACTGTATGTTTTATGTACCATGATGAGTTTGTAACTAGAACAGATTTTGTAGACTTCCAGATCCTTATGAATTTCCAGTTCTTCTGAGATGAAAATATCTGTCATCAATATACAAGCATTGGCATATATATATGCTTTTCCCATTATCCTGTTTAATCAAATTACATCTTTTGTCAAAAGAATATGCCTAAGGACAGCTAAAATCTTTCTCTTCCCTCTTCTTCATCTATAGTCTACAAAGTAAGCATTGAACATCTTCTAATGAAGAGCAATCAAGTGATTGCACCGGCTATACTTCTTTTCTTCTTCTcttgagaaaattaaaaatgaatgGATGGCAGAAGTCTGAATTTTAATTCTCAATCTCAACTTTATCTGAATGGTCAACCGACTAATTGGAGACTTCATCAGCAATGGCTGCCGTCTCACCCTCGCCATCCACGACATCACCATCCGAGTTGGCTGCCTAGTGCTGGAAGCTCCAGTACATTATGCTGGCAGTCAAAGTATGGATCATTTTCTGGTTTACCTGTCATCAACAATCACATTATATTTAATGTTTCAAAGTTTAATTAACCAACTtccataaaaaatatatataagattcTTCAGCATAATAGACTTACCTCCATAATGTCTTCAGGTAACAAGAAGATGGAGCATCCAAGCTTACGAGCAACGCTTATGATGTAGGTTGCATTCAATTTCCTATCCTTGTCTGAATTTTACAATCAACACAATACATTTTTCTAGCAAATTTAAAAAATCTCCATCAATTTTTACCGACTGTTTGCCAACAATTCCGTACAATTCTCTCCCTTtgtaacaagatttcagttgacaACCCTTGGCTCCACAGAAGTAAGCAGTTCAAGGAAGAAAATTCTGGTAGAAAGGTTCTTATACTGTAACATCCAATCAAGAAATGATGTCCTTGTCAAGCTTTAGGAGCAATCCAATATAATTGTATTTTTAATTACCTTGAAGCTTTCCATTTGAGAATTTCTGCCAGCCTTCTTGACATTGTTGTTTGCCCAGTTCAAAATGTCAAAATCAGTGATCTCTCTCCCTTGATGAGATCTCAAGTTCTTAAAGAGCTGGAGCATACTAAATCTCATTAACTGCCACAAATATGCTGTGGAGGGAAAGAGAGTATGTTGTAACTTTTAAGTCAAGCAACATCTTGTCTGAAGTATAAAGCATCAGACGAGAGTAAAATAACCGTCAAGATATCAACAAACTGTCTATGTATGGAAATGGTAAACTTGCCTAACATTAATGAGAGAGAAGTTTAAATCCTTCCCTATTTGTACCACTTGGTTGCAATTCTCTACCTTCTTAAATGGCATCTTTATGGGATGCTTATTTGCATGCTTCCACTTGACTGAACCAGGTGAAATCTTGTCAAGAACTTCTAAAAGCAACCACCTAGACATACCATAAGGTAAATGTTAGTCAGAAACCGAAAAATCTATGCGTagaagagagaaaaaaataaaGAGTGGAAAAACTCACCCATTTCTGACATCCTCAAAAACATTATTGACATATGCAGTAGCACCTCTCTTCCCGAGAAGTTTGAGCATCACCAGTCATTATTTCAGCGAAGTTCATCTTTGAGCTGTCAGCAGACAATCCATTCCTGCAAGACAGATTCAGATGTTGCTTATTAGTAATTCGGAAATGCAGACAATCTATCAACAATTAAACATTCACATTTTTTTAGAGAAATTTCAGCCTCAATGTCATACAAGGAAACGATGCAGAGAAATAAACAAACAGATGATATAAATAACGTATTATCAGATAAGGAACCAATATATTGTGAGACAAAACCAGAAATAAACTAGAAAATGATATAATATTTCTCACCTGTGCTGGAAAATTTGAGCTACAAATGCAAGATTAAGATTTGCTGAACCTTCAACAATGTCGTTGGAAGTGAGGAATCTTTGCAATCTAGTTTCTCTGCCTGCTCAAGAACCAGGTTGGCTCTCTCTGTTGGATCCTTTGTACTTCAAGTATGAGCACTACTGTGTTCTGGGGCAAGGGCATTAAGCAGGTAAGCGTAAGCTTCACCATCCTTAAGATCAGACGAGAAGTTTGTAACTTGTTTCTCATAACCGGCTTTCTTTAGATGAAAATTCATCCATTTCAGTAAAACCTTCTCAGGAGCCAAACCCAGAAGCTCCTCCACCTCGtgaaaaaatttattatttttgaATTCAAAGATAATATTATATCCTCCATATAAAACTAAAGCTAAAACAAAGATGAAAAATTCCATACATGGCTATCGTCCACCAACTCCACAAGCTGAGGATTGCCTTTGCAGATCAATTGAGGCAATGAGTATGGTTTTCATTCCTCTCCCATTGATTGAGGACCTTGTTTGTGTTAATTGCTCTTTCATCAATGGTTCCAGATACGGCCACATTGTTTAATTTACTGCATACAGAAACTAAATGGCACTAGTGAACATATCATCATTCCAATGATTTATAAAACATTGAAGTATGTTGGGTGCATTTACCATAGAAGCACTCTGCCTTTAGCAAGATCAAATAAATCATCTGTATTTGGATCTAGAGGAAGGAAATCCTTCAAGAATTTGTCTTCTGCCAGAAATCTGTTAATATGGGCAATGTAAGAAGCCTTCTCAGATTGGTTAATGGCATGGTGGACAATGGTTGTGGTTGTAGTTGCCTTCAGAAATGAAGAACCGGTTTTTGAATCAGCAGACTTAGCTTGTGCTCTAGTTTGCATATTTAAAATGTGCCTATCAAAGTAACAAAATCCACAAATATATAGCTCATCACTTCCCATCACCATGACTAAATGGAATGAGAAGTTTGAAATTAAAATCAAGAAACAAAAATTGCAAAAAAACAAGATAAACTGATAAGGATTACATATAGAGAAAAGAAGGtgtaaaaaacaaaaacaaactcaCCCTCAGGAAggattcaaaatcaattttttgGCTCATGTCAGCATTCTCCTCTCCCAATATGTTCTTAATCTCTCCCTCGTCATACATACCATTGAAAGCCTTCAAAATTTGGCGAAAACAGGAGGCAGGTCCTCTAGCGTGACTTTGCCAGACTGAGTCCTCACAGAAACATACTAGGAGCAAAATATAGCCAATTACTATAAGAATCCTATAAATGCAAAAGAAAACAGAGGAAAATAGTCACCTTGGACTTGAGGGTGCGTAGCTCGACTTGAGTGAGTTGGGCTTGTGTTGGTTTCCAATTCTTTAGCCCCAGCCACAAAACCAGACATATTTTCGCCTTGTGTTGGTTTCAAATTCTGTAACCCAGCCATGAGCCAACTACAAGAATATATTTTACTTCACTATCAGTGTATGGAAGAAAAAAGGATACATTGCATAAGCAAGAATCACAACAAGTCTAGAATGAGATTCGATAACATACATAGAAACAATAACGAACCACAAATTAAAAACTAAGCACAATTCATTTGAACATACAGGTtgcatgcaagttttataaaaaacTAAGTACAAGTCTGTATGATTTATGTAATGAAAGGATCAGATGAGTAGCCTCAAAAACAAAGTTCCGCAGGAATACAATAGTAAATTAGAATAATAATGAACTTAAGCTGGGAAATGAAAATGGAGCTTAAGCTTGATCAAGAAAAGATGATTCCTGCATCATATTTTATTTTCAGAGCTAGTGATCGTTCGTTGTGTTTTTGATTTTGTTGTTTATGTTTATTATTCTATCTGTTGGAATGGAGAAGCAGAGAAAAAAGCGTACTGTATTTGTCCAGAGGACTCGCAAAAACGTAGGAGATCGTCATCACCTGGGCAGAAGGAGGGGCATTTATGTCTTTTCCATTTTAtcgaatttgttttttttttttatatagtcgAACATGGGTTAATTAATACTATTCGATAAATCAATAACCTCTCACTAATTTGACGATAAATAAATCGCAAAActtataacataataataaaaaaatcataTATGGCTAGGATAGTGTGAGGCAGGAGGGCGTGTACACACTTGATGGAGGTGCCGTATGTCCGAGAAAATCTACTCATCGATTGGAAATATTCTGGATGAAAAGTTTCTGTGCTTCGGGAATTATTTTCTCCAAAAGTAGCGGCACCTATTCAGGGGACGCCTCTGATCTCCAATGTGTCATGCCACGATCAGCTAGTTTGGACTCATAGCTAGAACGGGGTGTACTAAGTCAAAATGGGTTACCATGTTACGAAATCACTTCTTGCGAAGAGCCAGTATCCATCTTCTCAGACTGTGGCGTCGTCTTTCCACAATTGGGACAACTGGTTCTTGGAGTTTAATTGCCTTGAGCACGTTACATTAGTTCCACGACATGTCATTCAGCCTCAATTCGCGATTTCTTGGACCAAACCTGCTACTGGTTTTGTTAAGCTTAATTTCGATGCTGCTTTGTTTTTGGCTCTGCGACTAATAGCTGCATTTTTTCCATCTCGAGACAACCATGGTTCTCCAATTCACGCGGAAATGGACTCCTTGGAGCTGCTGAGGACTCCTTCCATGCGGAATGCTTGGCGGGGAGAGCGGTTTCGTGGGTGGCATGAATGGAATTTCCTATGCCTGTGCTCGAAGGAGATTGTCGATTTTCCATGGAGGAATTGAAGTTGAAGTCACCTTGTTTGGCTGCTTCGGGTTTGCCCGTGGATCAGATCAAGTTCTTTTAATATTTGCTTGTTTTCTTTTGTCGAGAGATTAAGAAATAAATTAGCTAATAGTTTCGCTGAACTCAAGGCCATCTTGGACATTTTGGGAGTTTCGAACGAAAATTTAAACATGGATTGATCGTTTGAAAATTTTCTTCATCCAAACATTCTTTTAAGTAAATTCGTCAATCAAattgtctaatttatccaatcaaaTTATTCTCTAAACATTTTGAGAATTCGAGAGAAACTAAAATGTACCTAATT
The DNA window shown above is from Rutidosis leptorrhynchoides isolate AG116_Rl617_1_P2 unplaced genomic scaffold, CSIRO_AGI_Rlap_v1 contig147, whole genome shotgun sequence and carries:
- the LOC139881368 gene encoding LOW QUALITY PROTEIN: BTB/POZ domain-containing protein At2g04740-like (The sequence of the model RefSeq protein was modified relative to this genomic sequence to represent the inferred CDS: inserted 1 base in 1 codon), with the protein product MSPERTTFTELDDIDLDPSDFSTSVPLKKVPNGDVFEASRAGDVDRLSYLLESGVNVNARDPWDSVALYYACLAGHLDAARMLLESGAICSEHTFDGDRCHYASLNLKVRKLLKAFEARPPPLGPLQAALRDTFLACPANRSYLEQADSTFQISGVPANGGTSPYQFPPDVLLYVQGRPIEAHRVILSARSSFFKKKFETDWRGRYEIRLAREKLSYPALYSLVHFFYSDRLDIPVDDMEDLVRICKVCKCNALKSLIEKEMVHQKYADYKALNEIDSSQRRFILQGSSLPEEDRLPASLHQILNISLQKSSMVENLDFDYINKFVSGFGAFQINDCVDDFADVCVRVDKKIFRCHQVILASRSEYFKXRLFRMKEFHEGNKVLPGSALPCLEEHDLSTDAFEKMIEYMYTDGLTDIDPEQAEELFDAASRYLLFPLKRAVADVLLPHLETVSPAELCHWLILSDMYGVIKIREYCLDVIACNFETFADTAEFRAMLLTLPPPSGDSSLRTTAPNAPGALASADQGNILDDLREKWLEAEAAELDERDDSALHFDKRLEMLVVVAEQEKSSSEHDHD